Proteins found in one Candidatus Nitrosopelagicus brevis genomic segment:
- the tpiA gene encoding triose-phosphate isomerase, with amino-acid sequence MFIINCKNYDEIAGDKIIKIAKISEKISKKYKVPIAIAPPHHLIPLITKFKITVLAQHVDDKKVGSTTGFMVPEIVKKSKINGSIINHSEHRISEKEIISLVKRLKKLKLKTVLCVKNVNEAKKYAKLNPTFIAIEPPELIGTGRAISTEKPALITNAVKAVSSAKNSTKLLCGAGIVSGQDVSKAKELGSRGILVASGIVKAKNWEKIISEFCKGLKSQ; translated from the coding sequence ATGTTTATCATAAATTGTAAAAATTATGACGAAATAGCAGGAGATAAGATTATCAAGATTGCAAAAATCTCAGAGAAAATCTCAAAAAAGTATAAAGTGCCAATTGCAATTGCACCTCCACACCACCTCATTCCATTAATTACAAAATTTAAGATTACAGTTTTAGCGCAACACGTAGATGACAAGAAGGTTGGAAGTACAACAGGATTCATGGTTCCAGAAATTGTTAAAAAATCAAAAATTAATGGCTCCATAATTAATCATAGTGAGCATCGAATTTCTGAAAAAGAGATTATTTCTTTAGTAAAACGGTTAAAAAAATTAAAACTAAAGACAGTACTATGTGTAAAAAATGTCAATGAGGCAAAAAAATATGCAAAATTAAATCCAACATTCATTGCAATTGAACCTCCAGAATTAATTGGAACAGGAAGAGCAATTTCTACTGAAAAACCAGCATTGATTACAAATGCAGTGAAAGCAGTTAGTTCTGCTAAAAATTCTACAAAATTGTTATGCGGTGCAGGAATTGTTTCAGGTCAAGATGTTTCAAAAGCAAAAGAACTAGGATCAAGAGGAATTCTAGTTGCTAGTGGAATTGTCAAAGCAAAGAACTGGGAAAAAATTATCTCAGAATTTTGTAAGGGTTTAAAAAGCCAGTAA
- a CDS encoding SemiSWEET family sugar transporter gives MLDEFTLGIVAIAAGVLILIGWVPQIIQGYKTKKLEDVSKYLVIAIFSGAALWLVYGIEIDDVYIIGVNVAAMFLTMTVLIMKLKYEKAFESIRK, from the coding sequence ATGTTAGACGAATTTACATTAGGAATAGTTGCAATAGCAGCAGGAGTTTTAATCCTCATAGGATGGGTTCCACAAATAATTCAAGGCTATAAAACAAAAAAGCTTGAAGATGTTTCAAAATATTTGGTTATTGCAATATTTTCGGGTGCTGCGTTATGGCTTGTTTATGGAATTGAAATTGATGATGTTTACATAATAGGTGTTAATGTAGCGGCCATGTTTTTGACAATGACAGTTCTCATAATGAAGCTAAAATATGAGAAAGCCTTCGAATCAATTAGGAAATAA